One Halobaculum roseum DNA segment encodes these proteins:
- the purM gene encoding phosphoribosylformylglycinamidine cyclo-ligase encodes MTDDAAGDDADAEEETEELTYADAGVDIDASEAATAALVSAVGDAGAEGSDYAGLLDIGDRYLALATDGVGTKLIVAEALGDYSTVGIDCIAMNANDLVAAGVDPVAFVDYLAVDEPDETFSEQVGAGLREGAERAGIALVGGETAVMPEVIKGLDLAGTCAGLVAKDAVFDGHAEPGDALVGWASSGIHSNGLTLAREAATRDHEYTDPYPFEGYDTVGEALLEPTRIYADLLEPMREHGVRGAAHVTGGGWTNLERLGDNRYEVTDPWPVQPVFEFVAEEGNVADEEMHRTFNMGTGFVAAVDPAEAESLAADTDGRVIGEVVKGDGVAIRGLEL; translated from the coding sequence ATGACCGACGACGCCGCGGGGGACGACGCAGACGCCGAGGAAGAGACGGAGGAACTCACCTACGCCGACGCCGGCGTCGACATCGACGCCAGCGAGGCCGCGACCGCGGCGCTCGTGTCGGCTGTCGGCGACGCCGGCGCGGAGGGCAGCGACTACGCCGGGTTACTCGACATCGGCGACCGCTACCTCGCGCTCGCCACCGACGGCGTCGGCACGAAGCTCATCGTCGCCGAGGCGCTCGGCGACTACTCGACGGTCGGCATCGACTGCATCGCGATGAACGCCAACGACCTCGTCGCCGCCGGCGTCGACCCGGTCGCGTTCGTCGACTACCTCGCGGTCGACGAGCCCGACGAGACGTTCTCCGAACAGGTCGGCGCCGGCCTCCGCGAGGGCGCCGAGCGCGCGGGTATCGCCCTCGTCGGCGGCGAGACCGCGGTGATGCCCGAGGTGATCAAGGGGCTGGACCTGGCGGGCACCTGCGCGGGCCTCGTCGCGAAGGACGCCGTCTTCGACGGGCACGCCGAGCCGGGCGACGCCCTCGTCGGCTGGGCGTCGTCGGGCATCCACTCGAACGGGCTCACGCTCGCACGCGAGGCCGCCACCCGCGACCACGAGTACACCGACCCGTATCCCTTCGAGGGGTACGACACCGTCGGCGAGGCGCTGCTGGAGCCGACGCGCATCTACGCCGACCTGCTGGAGCCGATGCGCGAGCACGGCGTCCGCGGCGCCGCCCACGTCACAGGCGGCGGATGGACCAACCTGGAACGACTGGGCGACAATCGCTACGAGGTCACCGACCCGTGGCCGGTCCAGCCCGTCTTCGAGTTCGTGGCCGAGGAGGGGAACGTCGCGGACGAGGAGATGCACCGCACGTTCAACATGGGAACCGGGTTCGTCGCCGCCGTCGACCCCGCCGAGGCCGAGTCGCTGGCGGCCGACACCGACGGCCGCGTGATCGGCGAGGTCGTCAAGGGCGACGGCGTCGCGATCCGCGGCCTGGAGCTGTAG
- a CDS encoding AMP-binding protein: protein MTQEFSLVGDLVDRERRSERPALHAAALDRTYSYFDLCNTAAKAGNVLSHVGVREGDRLVVDADPHPQAVFTFLGAALLGAVTEFASDIDPECDARAVVVPVEREGEFDLPGGSKLVAFGGDPDRPGTTHWEGEVWSENPAFPPTFHDPADPVLRGRVGDAAGDAAGERATDDDRAYSHADLLAAAGEAVDALDLDADSRVAVRAPLSDPRAVAAGVLAPLVAGGAIALPNGDAPFDATATVVAARGGDDESAVLDVADVRL, encoded by the coding sequence ATGACCCAGGAGTTCTCGCTCGTCGGCGACCTCGTCGACCGCGAGCGCCGCAGCGAGCGTCCCGCCCTCCACGCGGCCGCGCTCGATCGGACGTACAGCTACTTCGACCTGTGCAACACCGCCGCCAAGGCCGGCAACGTCCTCAGCCACGTGGGCGTTCGCGAGGGCGACCGACTCGTCGTCGACGCCGACCCCCACCCGCAGGCGGTGTTCACCTTCCTCGGGGCCGCGCTGCTGGGCGCAGTTACGGAGTTCGCGTCCGACATCGACCCCGAGTGCGACGCCCGCGCGGTCGTCGTCCCGGTCGAACGGGAGGGCGAGTTCGACCTCCCCGGGGGATCGAAGCTCGTCGCGTTCGGCGGCGACCCCGACCGCCCGGGGACGACCCACTGGGAAGGGGAGGTGTGGAGCGAGAACCCCGCGTTCCCGCCGACGTTCCACGACCCGGCCGACCCGGTTCTCCGCGGTCGCGTCGGCGATGCCGCCGGCGACGCGGCCGGAGAGAGGGCCACCGACGACGACCGGGCGTACTCGCACGCCGACCTGCTCGCCGCCGCCGGCGAGGCGGTCGACGCGCTCGACCTCGACGCGGACTCCCGGGTCGCCGTGCGGGCCCCGCTGTCGGACCCGCGGGCGGTCGCGGCGGGCGTGCTCGCGCCGCTGGTCGCGGGCGGGGCGATCGCCCTCCCGAACGGGGACGCCCCGTTCGACGCGACGGCTACGGTCGTCGCGGCCCGCGGGGGCGACGACGAGTCCGCCGTCCTCGACGTGGCGGACGTGCGACTGTGA
- a CDS encoding SDR family oxidoreductase, with protein sequence MTDSDTPERLEARPVNAETVLTVDDDHFTSDSVCLVTGGASGIGRATALAMATNGLTAVATDVDEDGLAETVDMAADLAAPGGVETVAGDLTDDGDIERIVETAAGHGDLRYLANVAGMQHIDAIEDFPMEQYDRMHDVMVRAPLHLAKRTIPHVRATDDGVGAVGNMASVHGHYVTADKVGYNVSKFGLRGLTQSIAAEGDGDLRSFSISTGYVKTPLVTGQIPDTAEQRGLTVDEVIDDVMLGQSRVKEMMDPVDVANLFVFGFSTHARHLNGGDLPFDGGMTLTYE encoded by the coding sequence ATGACGGACTCCGACACGCCGGAGCGACTCGAGGCGCGCCCGGTGAACGCCGAGACGGTGTTGACCGTCGACGACGACCACTTCACGTCGGACTCGGTGTGTCTCGTCACCGGCGGCGCCTCCGGCATCGGTCGGGCGACCGCCCTCGCGATGGCGACGAACGGCCTGACCGCCGTGGCGACCGACGTCGACGAGGACGGACTCGCGGAGACGGTGGACATGGCGGCCGACCTCGCCGCGCCGGGGGGCGTCGAGACGGTCGCCGGCGACCTGACCGACGACGGGGACATCGAGCGGATCGTCGAGACGGCCGCGGGACACGGCGACCTCCGCTACCTCGCGAACGTCGCCGGCATGCAGCACATCGACGCCATCGAGGACTTCCCGATGGAGCAGTACGACCGCATGCACGACGTGATGGTGCGCGCCCCGCTGCACCTCGCGAAGCGGACGATCCCCCACGTTCGGGCGACCGACGACGGCGTCGGCGCGGTCGGGAACATGGCGTCCGTCCACGGCCACTACGTCACCGCCGACAAGGTCGGCTACAACGTCTCGAAGTTCGGGCTCCGGGGGCTCACCCAGTCGATCGCCGCGGAGGGCGACGGCGACCTTCGGTCGTTCTCGATCAGCACGGGCTACGTGAAGACGCCGCTCGTCACCGGCCAGATCCCGGACACTGCGGAGCAACGCGGCCTGACGGTCGACGAGGTGATCGACGACGTGATGCTCGGCCAGTCGCGCGTCAAGGAGATGATGGACCCGGTCGACGTCGCCAACCTGTTCGTCTTCGGCTTCTCGACGCACGCCCGCCACCTGAACGGCGGCGACCTGCCGTTCGACGGCGGGATGACGCTCACCTACGAGTGA
- a CDS encoding helix-turn-helix domain-containing protein — protein sequence MISLQMDMVQYDCPYIDTTVDHDVSFSAKQWDFNTARELLETRIMVRGADWGALDNALSTLRAHDNMRGYDLIKREGEVALIRSRIGQTDAMRVIRDRDGYITGPFEIADGSETWHVGFDRRSTADGALSALSRNNDFSVESRDSMDLEEYSDLMRNVGAATTLLNACRDLSTVERETLRTAVSDGYFTTPRDATLSTLADEFDVSKMAVSKNLRRGQRKLLGQVTEAMDDIDVDDAPD from the coding sequence ATGATATCACTGCAGATGGACATGGTCCAGTACGACTGTCCGTACATCGACACGACCGTCGACCACGACGTGTCCTTCTCCGCCAAGCAGTGGGACTTCAACACCGCCAGGGAGCTGTTGGAAACCAGGATCATGGTGAGAGGGGCCGACTGGGGGGCGCTCGATAACGCGCTCTCGACGCTCCGGGCACACGACAACATGCGCGGCTACGACCTGATCAAGCGGGAGGGGGAGGTCGCGTTGATCCGTTCGAGAATCGGCCAGACGGACGCGATGCGGGTGATCCGCGACCGGGACGGCTACATCACCGGGCCGTTCGAGATCGCCGACGGCAGCGAGACCTGGCACGTCGGGTTCGATCGACGGTCGACGGCCGACGGCGCGCTCTCGGCGCTGTCGAGGAACAACGACTTCTCCGTCGAGTCGCGCGACTCGATGGACCTGGAGGAGTACTCCGACCTCATGCGGAACGTCGGGGCCGCGACGACCCTGCTGAACGCGTGTCGTGACCTGTCGACCGTCGAACGGGAGACGCTGCGGACGGCCGTCTCGGACGGGTATTTTACGACCCCGAGGGACGCGACGCTGTCGACGCTCGCGGACGAGTTCGACGTCTCGAAGATGGCCGTCTCGAAGAACCTCCGTCGCGGCCAACGGAAGCTCCTCGGGCAGGTGACGGAGGCGATGGACGACATCGATGTCGACGACGCCCCAGACTGA
- a CDS encoding ABC transporter ATP-binding protein has protein sequence MSHEDAEPLLSVEGLEAAVEGFPVTEGVSLEVDRGEAIGLVGRNGAGKTTTFRGIMGLAEVLSGSVRFRGEELTDVRPELVPKRGIGYQPEDRKLFSGMSVDENFRLPIWSAGDARGIDDEDAVVEEVYDLLDELDDRREAKVENLSGGQAKMVAIGRALALRPDLLILDEPLEGLAPVVVEKLKGYIRDINERGIAVLIAESNATHVPEIVDELAVIERGEIVARGEPEPIVGDEELTKLMQGSGRE, from the coding sequence ATGAGCCACGAGGACGCCGAGCCCCTCCTCTCGGTGGAGGGGCTGGAGGCCGCAGTCGAGGGGTTCCCGGTGACCGAGGGCGTCTCTCTCGAGGTCGATCGCGGCGAGGCGATCGGGCTCGTCGGCCGCAACGGCGCCGGCAAGACGACGACCTTCCGGGGGATCATGGGACTGGCCGAGGTGCTGTCCGGTTCCGTTCGGTTCCGCGGCGAGGAGTTGACGGACGTCCGGCCGGAACTCGTCCCGAAGCGCGGGATCGGCTATCAGCCCGAGGACCGGAAGCTGTTCTCCGGGATGTCCGTCGACGAGAACTTCCGGCTCCCGATCTGGTCTGCCGGCGACGCGCGCGGCATCGACGACGAGGACGCCGTCGTCGAGGAGGTGTACGACCTGCTCGACGAACTCGACGACAGGCGCGAGGCGAAGGTCGAGAACCTCAGCGGCGGCCAGGCGAAGATGGTCGCGATCGGACGGGCGCTCGCGCTCCGCCCCGACCTGCTCATCCTCGACGAGCCGCTGGAGGGCCTGGCCCCGGTCGTCGTCGAGAAGCTGAAGGGGTACATCCGGGACATCAACGAACGCGGGATCGCGGTGCTGATCGCGGAGTCGAACGCGACGCACGTCCCCGAGATCGTCGACGAGCTCGCGGTCATCGAACGCGGCGAGATCGTCGCCCGGGGCGAGCCGGAGCCGATCGTCGGGGACGAGGAGCTGACGAAGCTGATGCAGGGCAGCGGCCGGGAGTAA
- a CDS encoding ABC transporter ATP-binding protein, with protein sequence MLEARNLTKRFGKLVATDDVTVEFGREDGEMVFIVGPNGAGKTTLVNLLTGLLSPDSGSVVLDGTDIGGLRPDERVHEGLVRSFQVVHVFEEMTVRENLRTAVLSERGKTRSAFSFSDEHEEVESAVDDLVDRFRLRDREHEIAETLPHGDRKLLDVAMSFGLDPKYLLLDEPTAGVSAEETEHVIETIVEVGEAQGVTTVAIEHDMDIVSAYADRVIALHRGGVLGEGGPSILETDDRLRRVLLGVEE encoded by the coding sequence ATGCTCGAAGCACGCAACCTAACCAAACGATTCGGAAAGCTGGTCGCGACGGACGACGTCACCGTGGAGTTCGGCCGCGAGGACGGCGAGATGGTGTTCATCGTCGGCCCGAACGGCGCGGGGAAGACGACGCTGGTGAACCTCCTGACGGGGCTGCTCTCCCCGGACTCGGGCAGCGTCGTCCTCGACGGAACCGACATCGGCGGGCTCCGCCCCGACGAGCGGGTCCACGAGGGGCTCGTCCGGAGCTTCCAGGTCGTTCACGTCTTCGAGGAGATGACCGTCCGCGAGAACCTCCGGACGGCCGTGCTCTCCGAGCGGGGGAAGACCCGGAGCGCGTTCAGTTTCAGCGACGAACACGAGGAGGTCGAGTCCGCGGTCGACGACCTGGTCGACCGCTTCCGGCTCCGGGACCGGGAACACGAGATCGCCGAGACGCTCCCGCACGGGGACCGAAAGCTGCTCGACGTCGCGATGTCGTTCGGGCTCGATCCGAAGTACCTGCTCCTCGACGAGCCGACCGCGGGGGTCTCCGCCGAGGAGACCGAACACGTCATCGAGACGATTGTCGAGGTGGGCGAGGCCCAGGGGGTCACGACCGTCGCGATCGAACACGACATGGACATCGTCAGCGCGTACGCCGACCGCGTGATCGCGCTCCACCGGGGCGGCGTCCTCGGGGAGGGTGGCCCCTCGATCCTGGAGACCGATGACCGCCTCCGGCGGGTACTGTTGGGGGTGGAGGAATGA
- a CDS encoding branched-chain amino acid ABC transporter permease: MSDDGTAADAGSASREGRLPGIVTRDGDRYVRVTRGLELPPRRAALGLLGVILFVAVPDLATLSPLLQLQVVHQGVLFGLAAVGLNLLLRHTRLVSFGHAAFFGTGAYAAAILATHFDVTSMLLLLAGATLFGTLMAGVVGYLSLRHTGLYFSLLTLAFGQLLYAVVIGQGYFGSSDGLSVRPGEANQALLFGVEFGSEAYSVIVYYLTVLVVVVGLLVMWRVINSPFGNALDAIGQNRTRARFIGIPVRRYVLAAFVLSGVYGGLAGGMYGLVQQHVRPESTLYFLRSGDILFMAILGGFQTLVGPLVGGIVLVFLQDVGRDVTSYFDALTGVVLVALVFGFPRGIVGSLKRGSPFRERLGRLAADPSLAATWLRGARDAAVAAAYRAGENLRILLFGVN, encoded by the coding sequence GTGAGCGACGACGGAACCGCTGCGGACGCCGGGTCAGCGTCCCGCGAGGGACGGCTCCCCGGGATCGTCACCCGCGACGGGGATCGGTACGTCCGCGTCACGCGCGGGCTGGAGCTGCCGCCGCGGCGGGCGGCGCTCGGACTGCTCGGTGTGATCCTGTTCGTCGCGGTGCCCGACCTCGCGACGCTGTCGCCGCTGCTGCAGCTTCAGGTCGTCCACCAGGGCGTCCTGTTCGGGCTGGCGGCGGTCGGGCTGAACCTGCTGTTGCGGCACACGCGGCTCGTCTCGTTCGGCCACGCGGCCTTCTTCGGGACCGGCGCGTACGCGGCCGCGATACTGGCGACCCACTTCGACGTGACGAGCATGCTGCTGTTGCTTGCGGGGGCGACGCTGTTCGGGACGCTGATGGCCGGCGTCGTCGGCTACCTCTCGCTTCGCCACACGGGGCTGTACTTCTCGCTGCTGACGCTCGCGTTCGGTCAGTTGCTGTACGCGGTCGTCATCGGGCAGGGGTATTTCGGCTCCAGCGACGGGCTCTCGGTGCGTCCCGGCGAGGCGAACCAGGCGCTGTTGTTCGGCGTCGAGTTCGGCTCGGAGGCGTACAGCGTCATCGTCTACTACCTGACCGTGCTGGTCGTGGTGGTCGGGCTGCTCGTGATGTGGCGGGTGATCAACTCCCCGTTCGGCAACGCGCTCGACGCCATCGGGCAGAACCGGACCCGCGCGCGGTTCATCGGGATCCCGGTCCGACGGTACGTGCTCGCCGCGTTCGTCCTCTCGGGGGTGTACGGCGGGCTCGCCGGCGGCATGTACGGGCTCGTCCAACAGCACGTCCGGCCGGAGTCGACGCTGTATTTCCTGCGCTCGGGCGACATCCTGTTCATGGCGATCCTCGGCGGGTTCCAGACGCTCGTCGGGCCGCTCGTCGGCGGCATCGTCCTCGTGTTCCTGCAGGACGTGGGCCGCGACGTGACGAGCTACTTCGACGCCCTGACCGGCGTCGTGCTCGTCGCGCTCGTGTTCGGCTTCCCGCGCGGCATCGTCGGGTCGCTGAAGCGCGGGAGCCCGTTCCGCGAGCGCCTCGGGCGGCTCGCGGCGGACCCGTCGCTGGCCGCGACGTGGCTTCGGGGGGCGAGAGACGCCGCCGTCGCCGCCGCGTATCGCGCGGGAGAGAACCTGCGGATCCTCCTGTTCGGGGTGAACTGA
- a CDS encoding branched-chain amino acid ABC transporter permease encodes MPVDLSNLLVHTLNGVQYGFILFLIASGLTVILGILDVLNLAHGELFAFGAYVAFSVFGYVTGAIAPPSGAGGLALFLAVSLGAAVLAALAVVPLGAAIEAVFLRRLYGRDEVYQLVFTFGLLLIIKDLNKLIWGPTPVRVQSVYSGINRIPAAELVGLNFPTYKLVIIAVGAVVVAALFWFFDRTKTGRLIRATAIDREMATAIGVSTDRTFTLVFALGAFLAGFAGAIALPQSTANLAMGANPLVLSFVVIVIGGLGSLRGAFVAALLVGVLSRWAVWQYPPAELAAPFAIMILVLLVKPDGLFGTWGETA; translated from the coding sequence ATGCCAGTAGACCTCTCGAACCTGCTCGTCCACACGCTCAACGGGGTCCAGTACGGATTTATCCTGTTCCTCATCGCCTCGGGGCTGACCGTCATCCTGGGGATCCTCGACGTGTTGAACCTCGCGCACGGGGAGCTGTTCGCGTTCGGCGCGTACGTCGCCTTCTCCGTGTTCGGCTACGTCACGGGCGCGATCGCGCCCCCCTCGGGGGCCGGCGGGCTCGCGCTGTTTCTCGCGGTGTCGCTGGGGGCGGCCGTGCTCGCGGCGCTCGCGGTCGTCCCGCTCGGGGCGGCGATCGAGGCGGTGTTCCTCAGGCGGCTGTACGGCCGCGACGAGGTGTATCAGCTCGTGTTCACGTTCGGGCTGCTGCTGATAATCAAGGACCTGAACAAGCTGATCTGGGGGCCGACGCCCGTCCGCGTGCAGTCCGTCTACAGCGGCATCAACCGGATCCCGGCGGCCGAGCTGGTCGGCCTCAACTTCCCGACGTACAAGCTCGTCATCATCGCCGTCGGCGCTGTCGTCGTCGCGGCGCTGTTCTGGTTCTTCGACCGGACGAAGACCGGACGGCTCATCCGTGCGACCGCGATCGACCGGGAGATGGCGACCGCCATCGGCGTCAGCACCGACCGGACGTTCACGCTGGTGTTCGCGCTCGGCGCGTTCCTCGCCGGCTTCGCCGGCGCCATCGCGCTCCCGCAGAGCACCGCCAACCTCGCCATGGGGGCGAACCCGCTGGTGCTGTCGTTCGTCGTCATCGTCATCGGCGGGCTGGGCAGCCTCCGCGGCGCGTTCGTCGCCGCGTTGCTCGTCGGCGTGCTCAGTCGATGGGCGGTCTGGCAGTACCCGCCCGCGGAGCTCGCGGCGCCGTTCGCGATCATGATCCTCGTCCTGCTCGTCAAGCCCGACGGGCTGTTCGGGACCTGGGGTGAGACGGCGTGA
- a CDS encoding ABC transporter substrate-binding protein — MTQDTPTDEDGGMNRRTMLAATGGTAVAAALAGCSTLLGDSGTQAQADDADVPDEPIQAGLQTFTEGAAAVLGLQAQYGAELAVQRINDAGGIAGREMELETVHEADAHIENYTQFVDEGKEVTFGPISSGGHAALAPEVESQGVVNVSTDGTVTTLYEETVDDPTYSFRFQNYDVMECVTAAREAVSRFGAENIDTIAGINPNYAFGQDEWKFFELAMNKLVDGGVETVYEGFPDLGATDMSTHITEINNVEPDVTFSSQWGGDVTTMMNQAAANDMFDNTQLVGTVLYSAVDELERDVIESAEAVSGSRNWYWDFPNRSRWAPNGDTFSDAREEWDIVPTAHFMSGYGAVTAWATATAKLVDVIGGWPSQDQIARGLEGHGFYTPAGYHVMGTGHQGKSNAFSGRMEWSEDVGAAVLSDVNAYAPQEVSPPEGTTAEEWVNSW, encoded by the coding sequence ATGACTCAGGACACACCGACGGACGAAGACGGGGGAATGAACCGACGAACGATGCTCGCCGCGACCGGCGGAACGGCCGTCGCGGCCGCGTTGGCTGGCTGCAGCACGTTGCTGGGTGACTCAGGGACCCAGGCACAGGCCGACGACGCGGACGTCCCGGACGAGCCGATCCAGGCCGGGCTGCAGACGTTTACCGAGGGAGCCGCGGCGGTTCTCGGGCTGCAGGCGCAGTACGGCGCCGAGCTCGCCGTCCAGCGGATCAACGACGCCGGCGGTATCGCCGGGCGAGAGATGGAGCTGGAGACCGTTCACGAGGCCGACGCCCACATCGAGAACTACACGCAGTTCGTGGACGAGGGGAAGGAGGTCACCTTCGGCCCGATCTCCAGCGGCGGGCACGCGGCGTTGGCCCCGGAGGTCGAGTCGCAGGGCGTGGTGAACGTCTCCACCGACGGGACCGTCACGACGCTGTACGAGGAGACCGTCGACGACCCGACCTACTCGTTCCGCTTCCAGAACTACGACGTGATGGAGTGTGTCACGGCCGCCCGCGAGGCCGTCTCGCGGTTCGGCGCGGAGAACATCGACACCATCGCGGGCATCAACCCGAACTACGCGTTCGGACAGGACGAGTGGAAGTTCTTCGAGCTCGCGATGAACAAGCTGGTCGACGGCGGCGTCGAGACGGTGTACGAGGGGTTCCCGGACCTGGGCGCGACGGACATGTCGACCCACATCACCGAGATCAACAACGTCGAGCCGGACGTGACGTTCTCCAGCCAGTGGGGCGGCGACGTGACGACGATGATGAACCAGGCGGCGGCCAACGACATGTTCGACAACACGCAGCTGGTCGGCACCGTCCTCTACAGCGCCGTCGACGAGCTCGAGCGGGACGTCATCGAGTCCGCCGAGGCCGTCTCCGGGTCGCGCAACTGGTACTGGGACTTCCCGAACCGTTCGCGCTGGGCGCCCAACGGGGACACCTTCTCGGATGCGCGCGAGGAGTGGGACATCGTCCCGACGGCCCATTTCATGAGCGGGTACGGCGCCGTCACCGCGTGGGCGACCGCGACCGCGAAGCTGGTCGACGTCATCGGCGGCTGGCCGAGTCAGGACCAGATCGCGCGCGGACTGGAGGGGCACGGGTTCTACACGCCCGCCGGCTACCACGTCATGGGGACGGGCCACCAGGGGAAATCGAACGCGTTCTCCGGGCGCATGGAGTGGTCCGAGGACGTCGGCGCCGCGGTGCTGTCGGACGTGAACGCCTACGCCCCCCAGGAGGTGTCGCCGCCGGAGGGAACGACCGCCGAGGAGTGGGTGAACAGTTGGTGA